A region from the Paraburkholderia youngii genome encodes:
- a CDS encoding LacI family DNA-binding transcriptional regulator, translated as MTPTIKDVAAHAGFSIATVSRAINAPHTVNPITLDKVRQSIDALNFRPSPLGRQLRGERTRLIGVVLPTLANPVFAECLQGIDDLASAQGYRLMLMTTQYDVDRERHAIETLREHRVEGLILTVADADTHPLLDELDRDGLLYVLMHNDTVRRPSVSVDNRLAAYDGVRRLIANGHRRILMLAGSFAASDRARQRHLGYTQAMQQAGLTAAPALEVDFNADELAPSVLAHLTHGANRPTALFCSNDLLAMVVMRGLRRVRLKIPQDMSILGFDGLAMGELLSPALASICAPNREIGCAAWQRLLARIGGARDDRAFPATSLALTLPHSVREGATIAALGSHADFDRASPTQGLTT; from the coding sequence ATGACGCCGACGATCAAGGATGTCGCCGCCCACGCGGGCTTTTCCATCGCCACGGTATCGCGCGCGATCAACGCGCCGCATACCGTGAACCCCATCACGCTCGACAAGGTGCGTCAGTCGATCGACGCGCTGAACTTCCGCCCGAGCCCGCTCGGCCGGCAATTGCGCGGCGAGCGCACGCGCCTGATCGGCGTCGTTCTGCCGACGCTCGCGAACCCGGTGTTCGCCGAATGCCTGCAAGGCATCGACGATCTCGCGTCGGCGCAAGGCTACCGGCTGATGCTGATGACCACGCAGTACGACGTGGATCGCGAACGCCACGCCATCGAAACGCTGCGCGAGCATCGCGTCGAAGGCCTGATCCTGACCGTCGCCGATGCCGACACCCATCCGCTGCTCGACGAACTCGACCGCGACGGCCTGCTGTACGTGCTGATGCACAACGACACGGTGCGCCGCCCGTCGGTGTCGGTCGACAATCGCCTCGCCGCCTACGACGGCGTACGCCGGCTCATCGCCAACGGCCATCGCCGCATCCTGATGTTGGCCGGCTCGTTCGCCGCGTCGGATCGCGCGCGTCAGCGGCATCTCGGCTACACGCAGGCGATGCAGCAAGCCGGCCTCACGGCCGCGCCCGCGCTCGAAGTCGATTTCAACGCCGACGAACTCGCGCCGTCCGTGCTCGCGCACCTGACGCACGGCGCAAACCGTCCGACCGCCCTCTTCTGCAGCAACGATCTGCTCGCGATGGTCGTGATGCGCGGCCTGCGTCGCGTGCGTCTGAAGATTCCGCAGGACATGTCGATTCTCGGCTTCGACGGCCTCGCGATGGGCGAACTGCTGTCGCCAGCGCTCGCCAGCATCTGCGCGCCGAATCGCGAGATCGGCTGCGCGGCGTGGCAGCGCTTGCTCGCACGCATCGGCGGCGCGCGCGACGATCGCGCATTCCCCGCCACCTCACTCGCGTTGACCCTTCCGCACAGCGTGCGCGAAGGCGCGACGATCGCGGCGCTCGGGTCCCACGCAGATTTCGACAGGGCATCACCAACGCAAGGGCTGACCACCTAG
- a CDS encoding M48 metallopeptidase family protein — MSSLKYLTGYPAPLQEKVRMLIAEDQLGSYLAQKYPNTHEVQTDRALYEYCGELKREYLRNAEQIDKVTYDSKLDVMRHALGLHTSISRVQGSKLKAKKEIRIASLFKGAAPEFLKMIVVHELAHLKESDHNKAFYRLCEFMQPGYHQIEFDLRLYLTHRDLAKKPV; from the coding sequence ATGTCTTCGCTCAAATACCTGACCGGCTACCCCGCACCTCTGCAAGAGAAGGTGAGAATGCTGATCGCCGAGGATCAGCTCGGCTCCTATCTCGCGCAGAAGTACCCGAACACGCACGAGGTGCAAACCGACCGCGCGCTGTACGAGTACTGCGGCGAACTCAAACGCGAATACCTGCGCAACGCGGAGCAGATCGACAAGGTCACTTACGACAGCAAGCTCGACGTGATGCGCCACGCGCTCGGCCTGCATACGAGCATTTCGCGCGTGCAAGGCAGCAAGCTGAAGGCGAAGAAGGAAATCCGCATCGCGTCGTTATTCAAGGGCGCGGCGCCCGAGTTTCTGAAGATGATCGTCGTGCACGAACTCGCTCATCTGAAAGAGAGCGATCACAACAAGGCGTTCTATCGTCTGTGCGAGTTCATGCAGCCGGGGTACCACCAGATCGAATTCGATCTGCGTCTGTATCTTACGCATCGCGATCTGGCGAAGAAGCCGGTGTGA
- a CDS encoding phosphodiesterase, with translation MLLAQISDLHIKQPGALAYRRVDTAPYLARCIDALNALTPRPDAVLMTGDLVDQGDPEQYAHLKALLAPLEIPYFLMVGNHDERNALRAAFPEREELQSGGEFVQYAADVGPLRVIALDSLVPGSSAGMLCDTRLAWLAQQLDAARGTPVVVALHHPPFACGIGHMDEIRLDPAASDKLAALIARYPNVERVLCGHVHRSMFVRFGGTIASAIPAPAHQVALDFREEGPSAFVMEPPAYALHYYAPATGIVTHHAYVDPADGPYPFYDAGALID, from the coding sequence ATGCTGCTGGCTCAAATTAGCGACCTGCATATCAAGCAACCCGGCGCACTCGCGTATCGCCGCGTCGATACCGCTCCCTACCTCGCGCGCTGCATCGACGCGCTGAACGCGCTCACACCGCGCCCCGACGCGGTGCTGATGACCGGCGACCTCGTCGATCAGGGCGACCCAGAGCAGTACGCGCACCTGAAGGCACTGCTCGCACCGCTCGAGATCCCCTACTTCCTGATGGTCGGCAATCACGACGAACGCAACGCGCTGCGCGCGGCGTTTCCCGAGCGCGAGGAATTGCAAAGCGGCGGCGAGTTCGTTCAGTACGCGGCCGACGTCGGCCCGCTGCGCGTGATCGCGCTCGATTCGCTGGTGCCCGGTTCGAGCGCCGGCATGCTGTGTGACACGCGGCTCGCGTGGCTCGCGCAGCAGCTCGATGCGGCGCGCGGCACGCCGGTCGTGGTCGCGCTGCATCATCCGCCGTTCGCGTGCGGCATCGGACATATGGACGAGATCCGGCTCGACCCAGCGGCATCGGACAAGCTCGCCGCATTGATCGCCCGCTATCCCAACGTCGAGCGCGTGCTCTGCGGGCACGTGCATCGCTCGATGTTCGTGCGCTTCGGCGGCACGATCGCGAGCGCGATTCCCGCGCCCGCGCACCAGGTGGCGCTCGATTTTCGCGAGGAAGGACCGTCGGCGTTCGTGATGGAGCCCCCCGCTTACGCGCTGCATTACTACGCGCCGGCGACGGGCATCGTCACGCATCACGCGTATGTGGATCCGGCCGACGGCCCGTATCCGTTCTACGATGCTGGCGCGTTGATCGACTGA
- a CDS encoding ABC transporter ATP-binding protein, translating to MKLTSVPITLTQCAKTFRGTRVLEPLDLSIGAGETLVLLGPSGCGKTTTLRLIAGLETPDAGGRIAFGDDDVTTLPIEKRAVGMVFQSYALFPNLTVRGNIGYGLKIRRVPAATARQRVDELLGMMRLAAHADKPIDQLSGGQRQRVALARALAVQPRVLLLDEPLTALDARLRDALRTEMNALLRELGITTVYVTHDQAEAMELGDRIVVMSAGRIEQIGSPRDIYYRPANRTVAQFVGTINRIAGEPRDGMLTTSGGAVPVPAHASNATGPHEIFFRPEDARLTDPALAQLRGLIESTAFLGERTRLTIGGAAPEPLFVDVAGRIELARGTPVGISIERDALIALS from the coding sequence ATGAAACTCACCTCGGTTCCCATCACGCTCACGCAATGCGCCAAGACGTTTCGCGGCACGCGCGTGCTCGAACCGCTCGACCTGTCGATCGGCGCGGGCGAAACCCTCGTGCTGCTCGGACCGTCGGGCTGCGGCAAGACGACGACGCTGCGCCTGATCGCGGGCCTCGAAACCCCGGACGCGGGCGGCCGCATCGCATTCGGCGACGACGACGTGACCACGCTGCCGATCGAAAAACGCGCGGTCGGCATGGTGTTCCAGAGCTACGCGCTGTTTCCGAACCTGACCGTGCGCGGCAACATCGGCTACGGTCTGAAGATCAGGCGCGTGCCGGCGGCAACTGCCCGCCAACGCGTCGACGAACTGCTCGGCATGATGCGGCTTGCCGCGCACGCGGACAAACCGATCGATCAACTGTCGGGCGGCCAGCGTCAACGTGTGGCGCTCGCTCGCGCGCTCGCGGTGCAGCCGCGCGTGCTGCTGCTCGACGAACCGCTGACCGCGCTCGACGCGCGTCTGCGCGACGCATTGCGCACGGAAATGAACGCGCTGTTGCGCGAGCTCGGCATCACCACCGTCTACGTGACGCACGATCAGGCCGAGGCGATGGAGCTCGGCGATCGGATCGTCGTGATGAGCGCGGGACGCATCGAGCAGATCGGTTCGCCGCGTGACATCTACTATCGTCCGGCCAATCGCACGGTCGCGCAGTTCGTCGGCACGATCAACCGTATCGCGGGCGAGCCGCGCGACGGCATGCTGACGACGAGCGGCGGCGCCGTGCCGGTGCCCGCGCATGCATCGAATGCGACCGGCCCGCACGAAATCTTCTTTCGCCCCGAGGACGCGCGGCTCACCGACCCCGCGCTCGCGCAGCTGCGCGGCCTGATCGAAAGCACCGCGTTCCTCGGCGAACGCACGCGTCTGACGATTGGCGGCGCCGCGCCCGAGCCGCTCTTCGTCGACGTCGCGGGCCGTATCGAGCTTGCGCGTGGCACGCCGGTCGGCATTTCGATCGAGCGGGACGCACTGATTGCGCTATCGTAG
- a CDS encoding ABC transporter permease, translating into MNSVTASSASSSSSPSQPAAGPRARRAWPSSRTWLAAGQWFVTLLLCAFLIVPVIMSIVAGLTVNYFKGVSSGFTLRWLVEVWGQYHGSVWLSLEVAAATLVVTLLTGVPAGYVLARSKTSFTRIVEEFLVLPIALPGLASALALLVIYGGFTAFRMSAAFIVVGHVVFTLPFMVRAVAAVCASSDLRTLEEGAASLGAGFFTRFVTIVLPNARPGIVAGALAVLTLSIGEFNLTWMLHTPDTKTLPVGLADTYASMRIEIGSAYTILFFIMTMPLLVAMQWLGVDATGQRSASNRHGAASFAKPIDTP; encoded by the coding sequence ATGAACTCAGTCACGGCCTCCTCGGCCTCATCGTCCTCCTCGCCGTCGCAACCGGCAGCGGGACCGCGCGCGCGACGCGCGTGGCCTTCCTCGCGAACCTGGCTCGCCGCGGGTCAATGGTTCGTCACGCTGCTGCTGTGCGCGTTCCTGATCGTGCCGGTCATCATGTCGATCGTCGCGGGGCTGACGGTCAACTACTTCAAGGGCGTGTCGAGCGGATTCACGCTGCGCTGGCTCGTCGAAGTGTGGGGCCAGTATCACGGCTCGGTGTGGCTGTCGCTCGAAGTGGCCGCCGCGACGCTCGTCGTCACGCTGTTGACCGGCGTACCCGCGGGCTACGTGCTCGCGCGCAGCAAGACAAGCTTCACACGCATCGTCGAGGAGTTTCTGGTGCTGCCGATCGCGCTGCCCGGCCTCGCATCGGCGCTCGCGCTGCTGGTGATCTACGGCGGCTTCACGGCGTTCCGGATGAGCGCGGCGTTCATCGTGGTCGGGCATGTGGTATTCACGCTCCCGTTCATGGTGCGCGCGGTCGCGGCGGTCTGCGCGAGCAGCGATCTGCGCACGCTAGAAGAAGGCGCGGCAAGCCTCGGCGCGGGCTTCTTCACGCGCTTCGTGACGATCGTGCTGCCGAACGCGCGGCCCGGCATCGTCGCGGGCGCGCTCGCGGTGCTGACGCTGTCGATCGGCGAATTCAACCTCACGTGGATGCTGCACACGCCCGATACGAAGACGCTGCCGGTCGGCCTCGCCGATACCTACGCGTCGATGCGCATCGAGATCGGCAGCGCGTACACGATCCTGTTCTTCATCATGACGATGCCGCTGCTCGTCGCGATGCAATGGCTCGGCGTCGATGCGACCGGCCAGCGCAGCGCGTCGAACAGGCACGGCGCCGCCTCTTTCGCGAAACCCATCGACACGCCATGA
- a CDS encoding ABC transporter substrate-binding protein gives MTRSTSRFASSLKPLRQKLSLVAATVLPASLLVAGAAFVTLAPQTARADETAICYNCPPEWADWASQIKAIQQKTGIRVPFDNKNSGQSIAQLMAEQKSPVADVVYLGVSSAFQAKDKGVIQAYKPAHWDDIPASLKDPQGYWFTIHSGTLGFFVNKDALEGKPVPRSWADLLKPEYKGMIGYLDPSSAFVGYAGAVAVNQALGGTLDNFAPGLDWFRKLKANAPIVPKQTAYARVLSGEIPILLDYDFDAYRAKYKDHANVEFVIPQEGTISVPYVMSLVKGAPHETNGKKVLDFVLSDEGQKLWAQAYLRPVRASAMNAETAAQFLPASEYARAKPVDFAKMAEKQSGFGERYLQVMH, from the coding sequence GTGACCCGCTCGACCTCACGCTTCGCATCCTCGCTCAAACCGCTCCGGCAGAAACTGTCGCTCGTCGCCGCGACCGTGCTGCCGGCGAGCCTGCTCGTCGCCGGCGCGGCGTTCGTCACGCTCGCGCCGCAAACCGCGCGCGCCGATGAAACCGCGATCTGCTACAACTGCCCGCCCGAATGGGCCGACTGGGCGAGCCAGATCAAGGCGATCCAGCAAAAGACCGGCATTCGCGTGCCGTTCGACAACAAGAACTCGGGCCAATCGATCGCACAGCTGATGGCCGAGCAGAAAAGCCCGGTTGCCGACGTCGTGTATCTCGGCGTGTCGTCGGCGTTCCAGGCCAAGGACAAGGGCGTGATCCAGGCGTACAAGCCCGCGCACTGGGACGACATTCCCGCCAGCCTGAAAGACCCGCAAGGCTACTGGTTCACGATCCACTCGGGCACGCTCGGCTTCTTCGTCAACAAGGACGCGCTCGAAGGCAAGCCGGTGCCGCGCTCGTGGGCCGATCTGCTGAAGCCCGAATACAAAGGGATGATCGGCTACCTCGATCCGTCGAGCGCCTTCGTCGGCTATGCGGGCGCGGTCGCGGTGAACCAGGCGCTCGGCGGCACGCTCGATAACTTCGCGCCGGGCCTCGACTGGTTCAGGAAGCTCAAGGCGAACGCGCCGATCGTGCCGAAACAAACCGCGTACGCGCGCGTGCTGTCCGGCGAAATCCCCATCCTGCTCGACTATGACTTCGACGCGTATCGCGCGAAGTACAAGGATCATGCGAACGTCGAATTCGTGATTCCGCAGGAAGGCACGATCTCGGTGCCGTACGTGATGAGCCTCGTGAAGGGCGCGCCGCATGAAACGAACGGCAAGAAGGTGCTCGATTTCGTGCTGTCCGACGAAGGCCAGAAGCTGTGGGCGCAGGCGTATCTGCGGCCGGTGCGCGCGAGCGCGATGAATGCCGAGACCGCCGCGCAGTTCCTGCCCGCGAGCGAATACGCGCGCGCGAAGCCGGTCGACTTCGCGAAGATGGCCGAGAAACAGTCGGGCTTCGGCGAGCGCTATCTGCAGGTGATGCATTGA
- a CDS encoding helix-turn-helix domain-containing protein codes for MRFVCLTERNVDRNLIPNDVVSRTVDGASPARAWREHLDFTQADLAARLGISQSAYARQENSDRVRNSSREKIAAALAISAKQLDF; via the coding sequence GTGCGATTCGTCTGTTTGACTGAGCGCAATGTGGACCGAAACCTGATTCCGAACGACGTCGTGAGCCGCACGGTTGACGGCGCTTCACCCGCACGCGCATGGCGCGAACATCTCGATTTCACTCAGGCGGACCTTGCGGCGCGTCTTGGCATCAGCCAGTCTGCTTATGCACGACAGGAAAACAGCGATCGCGTGCGCAATTCATCGCGCGAAAAGATCGCGGCTGCGCTCGCTATCAGCGCGAAGCAACTGGATTTCTGA
- a CDS encoding IS5 family transposase, producing MRGMDEMQEPLFTTVKLEDFVPADHPLRPIRLLVNDALKRLNGLFSVIYADTGRASIAPEKLMRALLLQVFYSVRSERMLMEQMRYNLLFRWFVGLAIEDAVWDHSVFSKNRDRLLEHEVVEAFFTEVMSLADKRGLLSREHFSVDGTLIQAWASHKSFRRKDGPDDGPPAGGGRNADTDWKGERRSNATHESTTDPEARLFKKSHKSPAILCYHGHILMENRSGLVVGAVVSHADGFAERASALQLLDCVPGTHAKTVGADKAYDTRDFVNDCRARNVTPHVARNDERWGGSAIDGRTSRHAGYRTSQIIRKRIEEHFGWGKTIGRIRQTVYRGLKRVDQHFKLTMVASNLTRMARMPGMVPRGATR from the coding sequence ATGCGCGGAATGGACGAGATGCAGGAACCCCTGTTCACGACGGTCAAGCTCGAGGACTTCGTCCCGGCAGATCACCCGTTGCGACCGATCCGGTTGCTGGTGAATGATGCGTTGAAACGGCTCAACGGGCTGTTCAGCGTCATCTACGCGGACACCGGTCGTGCCTCGATTGCGCCTGAGAAGCTGATGCGGGCGCTGCTGTTGCAGGTGTTCTACTCCGTACGCAGCGAGCGCATGCTGATGGAGCAGATGCGCTACAACCTGCTGTTCCGCTGGTTTGTCGGGCTGGCGATTGAGGACGCCGTGTGGGACCACTCGGTGTTCTCGAAGAACCGCGACCGGCTTCTGGAGCATGAAGTCGTGGAAGCGTTCTTCACCGAAGTCATGAGCCTGGCGGACAAGCGGGGCTTGCTGTCGAGAGAGCATTTCTCGGTGGACGGCACGCTGATTCAGGCGTGGGCCAGTCACAAAAGCTTCCGCCGCAAGGACGGCCCGGACGATGGTCCGCCAGCCGGCGGTGGCCGCAACGCCGACACCGACTGGAAAGGCGAGCGACGTAGCAATGCCACGCACGAGTCGACTACTGATCCGGAGGCGCGATTGTTCAAGAAGAGCCACAAGAGCCCGGCCATCCTGTGCTACCACGGGCACATCCTGATGGAGAATCGCTCGGGGCTGGTGGTCGGCGCCGTGGTTAGTCACGCAGATGGTTTTGCCGAGCGGGCCAGCGCATTGCAATTGCTCGATTGCGTGCCAGGTACTCATGCGAAGACAGTTGGCGCCGACAAGGCGTATGACACCCGTGACTTCGTGAACGATTGCCGCGCTCGCAACGTGACACCGCATGTCGCGCGCAACGATGAGCGTTGGGGCGGCAGCGCCATCGACGGTCGCACTTCGCGGCATGCGGGCTACCGGACTAGCCAGATCATCCGCAAACGAATCGAAGAGCATTTCGGCTGGGGCAAAACCATCGGGCGGATCCGGCAGACGGTCTATCGCGGCCTCAAGCGCGTCGACCAGCACTTCAAGCTGACGATGGTTGCGAGCAATCTGACCCGCATGGCCCGAATGCCAGGGATGGTGCCGCGAGGAGCGACGCGATGA
- a CDS encoding MFS transporter — MSTSDASTSASSARSLRGVLLLLATIAGVSVANIYFNQPLLDNLRQSFPDSASWVGAVPAVTQLGYAAGMLLLAPLGDRFDRRLLILLQIAGMCVALIVAASAPTLAVLIVASLAIGVLATIAQQAVPFAAELALPSERGHAVGTVMSGLLLGILLARTAAGIVGEYFGWRAVFGASVVALLALAVVIILRLPKSQPTSTLPYGKLLVSMWHLVTEHRALREASLTGAALFGAFSLFWSVLALLLAGAPFHLGPQAAGLFGIVGAAGALAAPLAGKFADRRGPRAIITVSLVLVVIAFVIFGASAKSIAGLVVGVIILDIGVQAAQISNQSRIYALKPDARSRVNTVYMVAYFIGGALGSGVGAIVWPAFGWIGVTIAGIGFAGLGAWNHLRLPARTGH, encoded by the coding sequence ATGTCCACTTCCGACGCTTCCACTTCCGCTTCCTCCGCCCGGTCGTTGCGCGGCGTGTTGCTGCTGCTCGCGACGATCGCCGGTGTCTCTGTGGCGAACATCTACTTCAATCAGCCACTCCTCGACAATTTGCGCCAGTCGTTTCCGGACAGCGCGTCCTGGGTCGGCGCGGTGCCTGCCGTCACACAGCTCGGCTACGCCGCCGGCATGCTGCTGCTCGCGCCGCTCGGCGACCGCTTCGACCGGCGTTTGCTGATCCTGCTGCAGATCGCCGGCATGTGCGTCGCGCTCATCGTCGCGGCGTCGGCGCCGACGCTCGCGGTGCTGATCGTCGCGAGTCTGGCGATCGGCGTGCTCGCGACGATCGCGCAACAGGCGGTGCCGTTCGCGGCCGAACTCGCGTTGCCGTCCGAGCGCGGCCACGCGGTCGGCACCGTGATGAGCGGCCTGTTGCTCGGCATCCTGCTCGCGCGGACCGCGGCGGGCATCGTCGGTGAATACTTCGGCTGGCGCGCGGTGTTTGGCGCATCGGTCGTCGCGCTGCTCGCGCTCGCGGTCGTCATCATTTTGCGTCTGCCGAAGAGCCAGCCGACCTCGACGCTGCCGTACGGCAAGCTGCTCGTGTCGATGTGGCATCTGGTGACCGAGCATCGCGCGCTGCGCGAGGCGTCGCTGACCGGTGCGGCGTTGTTCGGCGCGTTCAGCCTTTTCTGGTCGGTGCTCGCGCTGTTGCTCGCGGGTGCGCCGTTTCATCTTGGGCCGCAGGCGGCGGGGCTGTTCGGTATCGTCGGCGCGGCTGGCGCGCTGGCCGCGCCGCTGGCCGGCAAGTTCGCCGACCGGCGTGGCCCGCGCGCGATCATCACCGTGTCGCTCGTGCTGGTCGTGATCGCGTTCGTGATCTTCGGCGCATCGGCGAAGAGCATCGCGGGACTCGTGGTCGGCGTGATCATTCTCGACATCGGCGTGCAGGCCGCGCAGATTTCCAATCAGTCGCGCATCTACGCGTTGAAGCCCGACGCGCGCAGCCGCGTGAATACCGTGTACATGGTCGCGTATTTCATCGGCGGTGCGCTGGGCT
- a CDS encoding ABC transporter permease, with translation MNDVTFPLRWRIALLAPALAVFIAFWLLPMGALAQLSGGGHAFATYRAMLTNPRYMSSLGATVVLSAAVTAATLVLSVIAGLLLARREFAGKRTLLALLTFPLAFPGVVVGFMVIMLAGRQGLIGALSLKLAGDRWVFAYSMSGLFLGYLYFSIPRVIVTVMASATKLDQSLEEAARSLGASPWRIIRDIVLPALSPGLIAAGAVCFATAMGAFGTAFTLATDIDVLPMTIYTEFTLNANMVTAAGLSIVLGIVTWAVLAIARSASGSGVAASA, from the coding sequence TTGAACGACGTCACGTTCCCGTTGCGCTGGCGCATCGCGTTGCTCGCGCCGGCGCTCGCGGTGTTCATCGCGTTCTGGCTGCTGCCGATGGGCGCGCTCGCGCAGCTCTCCGGCGGCGGCCACGCGTTCGCGACCTATCGCGCGATGCTGACCAATCCGCGTTATATGTCGAGCCTCGGCGCGACCGTCGTGCTGTCGGCGGCGGTCACGGCGGCCACCCTGGTGCTGTCGGTGATCGCGGGGCTGCTGCTCGCGCGCCGCGAGTTCGCCGGCAAGCGTACGCTGCTCGCGCTGCTGACGTTTCCGCTCGCATTTCCCGGTGTCGTCGTGGGCTTCATGGTCATCATGCTGGCCGGGCGTCAGGGGCTGATCGGCGCGCTCTCGCTGAAACTCGCGGGCGATCGCTGGGTATTCGCGTATTCGATGAGCGGCCTGTTTCTCGGCTATCTGTACTTCTCGATTCCGCGTGTGATCGTCACCGTGATGGCCTCCGCGACCAAGCTCGATCAATCGCTCGAAGAGGCCGCGCGCTCGCTCGGCGCATCGCCGTGGCGCATCATACGCGACATCGTGTTGCCGGCGCTGTCGCCCGGTCTGATCGCGGCAGGCGCCGTGTGCTTCGCGACCGCGATGGGCGCGTTCGGCACAGCGTTCACGCTCGCCACCGACATCGACGTGCTGCCGATGACCATCTATACCGAGTTCACGCTGAACGCGAACATGGTGACCGCCGCGGGGCTGTCGATCGTGCTGGGCATCGTCACGTGGGCGGTGCTGGCGATCGCGCGCAGCGCGAGCGGTTCGGGCGTGGCGGCGAGCGCATGA